In a single window of the Acetivibrio clariflavus DSM 19732 genome:
- the sleB gene encoding spore cortex-lytic enzyme: protein MALTIFSLIATAYAYRDDIIALYGYKAALSYYGSTGQEVKDIQYKLRKWKYYDGAIDGIYGYKTYKAVRLFQYKNGLKVDGIAGPETLSALGLPSGKSKSTSASTTNSNLNLLARLVHGEARGEPYIGQVAVAAVVLNRTRDSRFPSTIAGVIYQPGAFDAVADGQINLEPNAQCIKAAQDALNGWDPSGGAIYYYNPATATSKWIWSRPIIKKIGKHNFAK, encoded by the coding sequence ATCGCATTAACAATATTTTCACTAATTGCCACAGCTTATGCTTACAGAGACGATATTATAGCATTATACGGCTATAAAGCTGCTCTGTCCTATTACGGCTCAACCGGGCAGGAAGTAAAAGACATACAATATAAACTGCGCAAATGGAAATACTACGACGGTGCTATCGATGGAATATATGGTTACAAAACATATAAAGCAGTCCGTCTGTTTCAATATAAAAACGGACTGAAAGTAGACGGTATAGCAGGTCCGGAGACTTTGTCCGCACTAGGTCTTCCTTCCGGGAAGTCCAAATCCACTTCAGCTTCAACAACCAACAGTAATCTGAACCTTCTTGCCCGTCTTGTACATGGCGAAGCACGGGGTGAGCCTTATATAGGCCAGGTCGCCGTAGCAGCAGTAGTGCTGAACAGAACCAGGGACAGTAGATTTCCCAGTACAATCGCGGGGGTGATATATCAACCGGGAGCCTTCGACGCAGTTGCTGATGGCCAAATAAATCTTGAACCGAATGCTCAATGCATTAAAGCTGCACAAGATGCATTAAACGGCTGGGATCCTTCAGGAGGTGCTATATATTACTATAATCCCGCAACTGCAACAAGTAAATGGATATGGAGCAGACCAATAATTAAGAAAATCGGAAAACATAACTTTGCAAAATAA